One Deinococcus ruber DNA window includes the following coding sequences:
- the rpmD gene encoding 50S ribosomal protein L30: MKITLRKSTIGYNKEQAATVKALGLSKIGQSRELPDTPAIQGMVRKVIHLLEVSK; encoded by the coding sequence ATGAAGATCACCCTGAGAAAGAGCACCATCGGTTACAACAAGGAGCAGGCCGCCACCGTCAAGGCGCTGGGCCTGAGCAAGATCGGCCAGAGCCGTGAACTGCCTGATACTCCGGCGATCCAGGGCATGGTTCGCAAGGTCATTCACCTGCTGGAGGTCAGCAAATGA
- the rplO gene encoding 50S ribosomal protein L15 has protein sequence MKLHDLKPAPGSTKNRKRVGRGPGGTDKTAGRGHKGQKSRSGAGKGQFFQGGGSTLISRLPKRGFNNVGTVYELVNLAQLDRFEAGAVVDRAAFEQAGLVRRDGRGVKLLARGEVSTALTLHVDAASEAAVKAVEAAGGSVVIAPPKAPHSQETKPR, from the coding sequence ATGAAGCTCCACGATCTGAAACCCGCGCCCGGTTCGACCAAGAACCGCAAGCGCGTGGGCCGTGGCCCCGGCGGCACTGACAAGACCGCCGGACGTGGTCACAAGGGCCAGAAGAGCCGCAGCGGTGCGGGCAAGGGCCAGTTCTTCCAGGGTGGCGGCAGCACGCTGATCAGCCGCCTGCCCAAGCGCGGCTTTAATAACGTCGGCACCGTGTACGAGCTGGTCAATCTGGCTCAGCTCGACCGTTTCGAGGCGGGTGCTGTCGTTGACCGCGCTGCCTTCGAGCAGGCCGGACTGGTTCGCCGTGACGGACGCGGCGTGAAGCTGCTGGCACGCGGCGAGGTCAGCACGGCGCTGACGTTGCACGTCGATGCCGCCAGTGAAGCCGCCGTCAAGGCTGTTGAAGCGGCGGGTGGCAGCGTGGTTATTGCGCCGCCCAAGGCCCCTCACTCGCAAGAGACCAAGCCCCGCTGA